Proteins from one Acanthopagrus latus isolate v.2019 chromosome 18, fAcaLat1.1, whole genome shotgun sequence genomic window:
- the slc35a4 gene encoding probable UDP-sugar transporter protein SLC35A4, which yields MIVIQNVGPSSPARIRRQWVRRIQWGVLFGLMVLIYGSHAPLITLTKVDGQIPFNPSSCVVMIELAKLLISLATLVLTGGTSALLAPPSLVLVAPYAVPAILYALNNNLVVFMQAYMDPSSYQVLSNLKIASTALLYSLCLGKRLRPAQWFALGLLMCAGVCHTYSSLDLGDPERAEAEEGPRLYITAWGLFLVLVYCFVSGLAAVYTERVLKSQKLPLSLQNLYLYVFGVAINGLSSFSSAGSEKSFLEGYSGVVWLIIAGQAANGLLMSVVLKHGSGITRLFVISCSMLVNALMSWAILGLQLTPFFLLPVSMIGLAAYLYYR from the coding sequence ATGATTGTCATCCAGAACGTGGGGCCCAGCTCCCCTGCGAGGATCAGGAGACAGTGGGTGAGAAGGATTCAGTGGGGTGTCCTCTTTGGGCTGATGGTCCTCATTTATGGCTCTCACGCACCGCTCATCACTCTCACCAAGGTGGATGGTCAAATCCCTTTCAACCCCTCGTCATGTGTTGTCATGATCGAGTTAGCCAAACTCCTGATTTCTCTGGCGACTCTCGTTCTAACTGGAGGCACCTCCGCCTTACTTGCCCCTCCATCTCTTGTCCTTGTGGCCCCCTATGCTGTCCCTGCCATACTGTACGCCCTCAACAACAACCTGGTGGTTTTCATGCAGGCCTACATGGACCCAAGTTCATACCAAGTCCTGTCTAACTTAAAAATTGCCTCCACTGCTCTGCTGTACTCCCTCTGCCTGGGCAAGAGGCTCCGGCCTGCTCAGTGGTTCGCTCTGGGACTTCTTATGTGTGCAGGCGTGTGCCACACCTACAGCAGCCTGGATCTAGGAGACCCTGAGAGGGCTGAAGCCGAGGAAGGTCCCAGGCTTTATATCACAGCATGGGGTCTTTTCCTTGTGCTGGTGTACTGCTTTGTTTCAGGCCTGGCAGCGGTGTACACAGAGAGGGTGCTGAAGAGCCAGAAGCTACCCCTCAGCTTGCAGAATCTCTACCTCTATGTGTTTGGCGTGGCCATCAATGgactctcctccttctcctctgcagggagTGAAAAGAGCTTTCTGGAGGGATACTCTGGGGTGGTTTGGCTCATTATCGCCGGGCAGGCAGCTAACGGACTCCTGATGTCCGTGGTGCTCAAACATGGCAGCGGGATCACCAGactgtttgtcatttcctgCTCCATGCTGGTTAATGCTCTCATGTCTTGGGCCATCTTAGGGCTGCAGCTCacaccttttttcctccttcccgTTTCCATGATTGGACTGGCAGCTTACCTTTATTACAGATAA
- the LOC119007833 gene encoding SLC35A4 upstream open reading frame protein — protein sequence MADDKDPLKQLRDLTQLRNQLEEIQKRVENEVSVGIPQGGSVLGSPFLKGVLAGYVVAKLRSSAIVGVLLGTITGIYAAQNYAVPNIERTVKEYMNNLKKGPK from the exons ATGGCGGATGACAAG GATCCACTGAAACAGTTGAGAGATCTGACGCAGCTCAGAAATCAGTTGGAGGAAATCCAGAAGCGAGTAGAGAACGAAGTTTCAGTGGGAATTCCTCAG GGAGGCTCAGTTTTGGGATCTCCGTTTCTGAAGGGTGTTCTGGCCGGCTATGTGGTGGCCAAACTACGCTCCTCTGCCATCGTCGGAGTGCTGCTGGGAACAATCACTGGCATTTATGCAGCACAGAACTATGCCGTGCCCAACATCGAAAGGACCGTGAAAGAGTATATGAACAACTTGAAAAAAGGTCCAAAGTAA
- the hmgxb3 gene encoding HMG domain-containing protein 3: MERAEVFDVVKVTEEVESCYNQMKVTTPKKRKSKAQEDSVEKPKRPRSAFLLYYFDVHQMMQQEIPNLPQSEINKRISESWKRLSVAEKAYYLEKSKSEKEGVDSNTPSLSPSKDLPGFRKILPRASYFFLSKGCLSNHQPGGSQSEVSLDSLDSAIEGGLPSVSLTQGPQFTPLGLAAEVELPEQHVVVDGIAEETAVSSQPTDPQGITHSSSSSVSSKALTTIDAHASQGSANLTASEVTLKGNEARFVGGGYGGPLVQQLQGETAQVVTIIPTQNLLESKSLAGVSSVGPVMMVSVGASMEQSAKPSYKMSVKTYTRRGRGRCLNPGCSFVYVTRHKPPTCPECGSHLGGKWIPAAKKTQEKGAASKPQKTETKPNESCQPTPPTAQEGNDVGKTNTTGGKKEVQRCSRKQRTAAAGQPPEGSSTKEQEQTKQFKDCLKGATVQGRDRINFAVHKRPVRPILPAYYTTGRTLLQIVTVPPEKGTSQSASNNKSSSAPRESFSGLKPNTLKQLGQTVPTTSAKQDSAVPADGSQLVSSLDDRRMNVLSFVPLKQQQQQHTVSSFDLGLSTARGRGRCKNPSCDYMYKNRHKPAMCPKCGCELTQKNAKETKSVTLLDPYQPLSPAQKDIQRQNTLQLLQRSLQIPESETELQETLSLIQELNSLQIVLVQTADQEQDGNDETETLVESGWPQFYESAATHCGLCNYPLFKGGQSTVAGQEDCWLLTETLIQTASLQLKVCLNVQCLALHSFTDLHPGLFNIGNRLLVSMDLFLKVRASIKLGHPPSQAVRNVLDHVPNHPVHTLSPDELSQIHELLLSGYWAFECLTVRDYNDMICGICGVAPKLEIAQRHTNNVLELKNVEFTWPEFSVSDEVHMDDFWLTMESEAIEQATFPTDIPITRVDASIIAPFIPPLMRSPTVINTEKDKVLSHPPQPSGDPSVLVRLIHDGQLRLDKIEDHSEEELRTMLDQCGASITPDIPKNELLASLISLYTLVHSGLPTAPQPPTHLTAGKLSKVCPHKVVSGSKYLVRGETARDHVDLLLSSRYWPPVYVSDCARKVALCADMQYPELATQMWGRNQGCFSDPFEKPEFVSCAELQDQPYSADLSLVAENQQVHPITKSSCCWLVHPPGAAQEPPAPLSEHHSMALCRDLEPYCGLITEPKNKEKQEEDDEGAEQTEEMDKAEKGPTGKSEDSSSVPVVFNNTAYYYLYNRLIDFLTSRDIVSQQINHVVKACQPGEVVIRDALYRLGVAQINTEKEEDEGSGMEGQIQEGGTETYEVVLPE; this comes from the exons ATGGAGAGAGCAGAGGTGTTCGACGTTGTGAAAGTGACTGAGGAGGTGGAGAGCTGCTACAATCAAATGAAGGTGACAACCCCtaaaaagaggaagagcaaAGCTCAAGAAGACAGTGTTGAGAAGCCAAAGAGGCCGAG GTCTGCCTTCCTGCTCTATTACTTTGATGTTCACCAGATGATGCAGCAGGAAATCCCTAATCTGCCACAGTCTGAGATCAACAAGCGTATCAGTGAGAGCTGGAAGAGACTCAGCGTGGCGGAGAAAGCCTACTATCTGGAGAAGTCCAAGTCTGAGAAAGAGGGCGTAGACAGTAACACA CCGTCCCTCAGCCCCTCCAAAGACTTGCCAGGCTTCCGCAAAATCCTCCCCAGAGCCAGTTACTTTTTCTTGTCTAAAGGCTGCTTGTCAAACCACCAGCCGGGTGGCTCTCAGTCAGAGGTGAGCTTGGACTCTCTGGACTCTGCGATAGAGGGAGGCCtgccttctgtctctctcacccaGGGGCCTCAGTTCACACCTCTTGGGCTGGCCGCTGAGGTGGAACTGCCCGAAcagcatgttgttgttgatggcaTAGCGGAGGAAACAGCAGTGTCGTCTCAACCAACGGACCCCCAAGGAATCacacactcctcttcctcctctgtctcatccAAAGCCTTGACTACCATTGATGCCCACGCCTCACAGGGCTCCGCCAACCTTACGGCCAGTGAGGTCACGCTTAAAGGAAATGAAGCAAGATTTGTTGGTGGTGGTTATGGTGGACCGTTGGTTCAGCAGTTACAGGGTGAAACTGCACAGGTGGTTACTATCATACCCACTCAG AACCTGCTGGAGTCCAAGTCTTTGGCAGGTGTCAGCTCTGTGGGCCCAGTGATGATGGTCTCTGTAGGAGCCAGCATGGAACAAAGTGCCAAACCTTCATATAAAATG TCAGTGAAGACCTACACCAGGAGAGGTCGAGGGAGGTGTCTAAATCCTGGATGTTCATTTGTTTATGTCACCCGCCACAAGCCACCCACATGCCCTGAATGTGGGAGCCACCTGGGTGGAAAATGGATACCCGCT GCAAAGAAGACACAAGAGAAGGGAGCTGCATCCAAGCCACAGAAAACTGAAACCAAACCTAACGAAAGCTGCCAACCCACACCTCCCACAGCTCAGGAGGGAAATGATGTTGGTAAAACAAACACCACCGGGGGCAAAAAAGAAGTTCAGCGGTGCTCCAGGAAGCAGcgcacagctgcagctggacagccaccagagggcagcagcaCCAAGGAGCAGGAACAGACAAA ACAGTTTAAAGACTGCCTCAAGGGCGCGACAGTCCAGGGTCGAGACAGAATAAACTTTGCTGTTCATAAGAGGCCTGTGAGACCCATCCTTCCTGCCTACTACACCACAG gCCGTACTTTGCTCCAGATAGTAACTGTCCCACCTGAGAAAGGAACATCACAAAGTGCAAGCAACAATAAATCATCTTCTG CTCCTCGAGAGAGTTTCTCAGGTCTCAAACCCAACACTTTAAAGCAGCTCGGCCAGACAGTCCCGACGACCTCAGCCAAGCAG gatTCTGCTGTCCCAGCAGACGGAAGCCAGCTTGTGTCTTCACTGGATGACAGGAGAATGAATGTCCTGTCATTCGtgcctttaaaacaacaacaacaacaacacactgtctCCAGCTTT GATTTGGGACTGTCTACAGCACGAGGAAGGGGCCGCTGTAAAAATCCGTCCTGTGACTACAtgtacaaaaacagacacaaacctgCCATGTGCCCTAAATGTGGCTGTGAGCTGACCCAGAAGAACGCCAAGGAAACAAAG TCTGTGACTTTGCTCGATCCGTACCAGCCCCTGAGTCCTGCTCAGAAGGACATCCAGCGTCAAAACACCCTACAGTTGCTGCAACGTTCCCTGCAGATTCCTGAGAGCGAGACCGAGCTCCAGGAAACGTTGAGCCTCATCCAGGAGCTAAACAGTCTGCAGATCGTCCTCGTTCAGACAGCCGACCAGGAGCAGGATGGCAACGACGAGACAGAGACGCTGGTTGAGTCCGGTTGGCCTCAGTTCTATGAATCGGCAGCAACTCACTGCGGACTGTGCAACTATCCGCTCTTCAaaggaggtcagag TACTGTTGCAGGTCAAGAGGACTGCTGGCTGCTCACTGAGACGCTCATCCAGACCGCCTCTCTCCAGCTTAAAGTGTGTCTCAACGTTCAGTGTCTGGCTCTGCACAGCTTCACTGACCTGCATCCAG GCTTGTTCAACATTGGGAACAGACTGCTGGTTAGTATGGACCTGTTTCTGAAGGTCAGAGCCAGTATCAAACTGGGTCATCCCCCCTCTCAGGCAGTCAGGAACGTATTAGACCACGTCCCCAACCACCCTG TGCACACGCTTAGCCCAGATGAGTTATCTCAAATCCACGAGCTCCTCCTGAGTGGCTACTGGGCCTTCGAGTGTCTGACAGTGCGCGATTACAACGATATGATCTGCGGCATTTGTGGTGTTGCACCCAAGCTGGAGattgcacagagacacacaaacaacgTGCTGGAGCTGAAGAATGTGGAG TTCACGTGGCCCGAGTTCTCAGTCTCCGACGAGGTGCACATGGATGACTTCTGGCTCACCATGGAAAGCGAGGCTATCGAGCAAGCGACTTTCCCCACTGACATCCCCATCACACGGGTGGATGCTTCTATCATTGCTCCCTTCATCCCCCCACTTATGAGGAGTCCCACCGTTATCAACACGGAGAAGGACAAGGTGTTGTCACACCCACCTCAGCCCTCAG GAGATCCATCGGTTTTGGTACGTCTCATCCATGACGGTCAGCTCAGACTTGACAAGATTGAAGATCACAGTGAGGAAGAGCTGAGGACAATGCTGGACCAATGCGGGGCGAGCATCACCCCGGACATCCCCAAg AATGAGCTGCTGGCCTCCCTGATCTCCCTGTACACACTTGTTCATAGTGGCCTCCCCACGGCCCCACAGCCCCCGACACACCTCACCGCCGGCAAGCTGTCCAAGGTCTGTCCTCACAAG GTGGTGAGCGGCTCTAAGTACTTGGTCAGAGGAGAAACGGCTCGTGACCATGTAGACCTCCTGCTATCCTCTCGCTACTGGCCTCCAGTCTATGTCAGCGACTGTGCCCGTAAGGTGGCGCTCTGCGCTGACATGCAGTACCCTGAACTGGCAACCCAGATGTGGGGCAGGAACCAAGGCTGCTTCTCTGACCCCTTCGAAAAGCCAGAG TTTGTGTCGTGTGCTGAGCTGCAGGACCAGCCGTACAGCGCAGACCTCTCATTAGTAGCAGAGAACCAGCAGGTCCACCCCATCACCAAATCATCTTGTTGCTGGCTGGTTCATCCTCCAGGAGCAGCCCAGgagcctcctgctcctctgtcagaGCACCACTCAATGGCCCTCTGCAGAGATCTGGAGCCCTACTGCGGCTTGATCACGGAgcctaaaaataaagaaaaacaagaggaggacGACGAGGGGGCAGAACAGACGGAAGAGATGGACAAGGCTGAGAAGGGGCCCACAGGGAAATCAGAGGACTCCTCCTCTGTGCCTGTGGTTTTCAACAACACCGCTTATTACTACCTTTACAACCGCCTGATAGATTTCCTCACCAGCAGGGACATCGTGAGCCAGCAGATCAACCATGTTGTGAAGGCCTGCCAACCTGGCGAGGTAGTGATCAGGGATGCTCTCTACCGACTGGGAGTGGCGCAAatcaacacagagaaagaggaggatgaaggaagtgggatggagggacagatacaggagggagggacggagacGTACGAGGTTGTGCTTCCTGAATAA
- the csf1ra gene encoding macrophage colony-stimulating factor 1 receptor, protein MQSYLTLLMGIVASAASVEWRRPVIKFNSKVVGSSEVVVRPGTSLDLKCEGDGPVNWQPRLAKHRRFVSRGNGNVRTFKVEHPTAEFTGTYRCYYTALPQQRQLISSVHVYVKDPSRVFWTSSTSLRVVRKEGEDYLLPCLLTDPAATDLGLRMDNGTSVPPGMNFTVYRHRGILIHSLHPSFNADYVCTARVDGVEKTSKAFSINVIQKLRFPPYVFLETDEYVRIVGEELKILCTTHNPNFNYNVTWKYTTKSRVIVEEKVRSGGENRLDITSILTISAVELADTGNISCIGTNEAGVNSSTTYLLVVDKPYIRLLPQLSPKLAHQGLSVEVNEGEDLELSVLIEAYPHIIEHRWHTPTSPNTSTQEHKFIRYNNRYHASLQLKRMNAQEQGQYTFFARSDLANASITFQVQMYQRPVAVVRWENVTTLTCTSFGYPAPRIIWYQCFGIRPTCNENHTGLQMAIPLQAPTVEVQREEYGAVEVESVLTVGPSSRRMTVECVAFNLVGVSSDTFAMEVSDKLFTSTLTGAAGILAILLVLLVFLLYKYKQKPRYEIRWKIIEARDGNNYTFIDPTQLPYNEKWEFPRDKLKLGKILGAGAFGKVVEATAYGLGDEKENAMRVAVKMLKASAHSDEREALMSELKILSHLGHHKNIVNLLGACTYGGPVLVITEYCSLGDLLNFLRQKAETFVSFVMNIPDIMENSNDYKNICNQKHFLRSDSGISSTSLSSYLEMRPSQLPNIESSQDPVCEETADWPLDIDDLLRFSFQVAQGLDFLAAKNCIHRDIAARNVLLTDHRVAKICDFGLARDIMNDSNYVVKGNARLPVKWMAPESIFDCVYTVQSDVWSYGILLWEIFSLGKSPYPSMAVDSRFYKMVKRGYQMSQPDFAPPEIYTIMKMCWNLEPTERPTFSKITQMIERLLGDQPEQEQLIYQNVEQQITEGEVCDEPKCCDGPCDQSCDHEEEEQPLMKTNNYQFC, encoded by the exons ATGCAGTCCTACCTCACTCTGCTGATGGGGATCGtggcctctgctgcttcag TGGAATGGAGGCGTCCAGTGATCAAGTTCAACTCTAAGGTGGTGGGGAGCTCGGAGGTGGTGGTCAGACCCGGGACCTCTCTGGATCTGAAGTGCGAAGGCGACGGACCCGTAAACTGGCAGCCGAGGCTAGCCAAACACAGACGTTTCGTCTCTAGGGGCAACGGGAACGTCCGCACCTTTAAGGTGGAACATCCCACGGCAGAATTCACTGGAACATACAGATGTTATTACACTGCATTGCCACAGCAACGTCAACTGATCTCCTCAGTGCATGTGTATGTAAAAG ATCCAAGCCGTGTGTTCTGGACCAGCAGCACGTCCTTGCGGGTGGTGAGGAAGGAGGGTGAGGACTACCTGCTGCCCTGCCTGCTGACCGACCCAGCAGCCACGGACCTTGGCCTCCGCATGGACAATGGCACCAGTGTGCCGCCAGGGATGAACTTCACAGTTTACCGGCACCGCGGTATTCTCATCCACAGCCTCCACCCGAGCTTCAACGCTGACTATGTCTGCACAGCCAGGGTCGACGGAGTGGAGAAGACGTCCAAGGCCTTTTCCATCAACGTCATTCAGA AGCTTCGCTTCCCTCCATACGTCTTCTTGGAGACAGATGAATATGTGCGCATTGTTGGAGAGGAGCTCAAGATTCTCTGCACCACGCACAACCCCAACTTCAACTACAACGTCACCTGGAAATACACCACCAAGTCG AGAGTGATAGTAGAGGAGAAGGTTCGCTCCGGTGGAGAAAACCGCCTTGACATAACGAGCATCCTGACCATCTCGGCTGTGGAGCTTGCAGACACGGGAAACATTTCCTGCATTGGCACAAATGAAGCAGGGGTGAACAGTTCAACGACATACCTGCTGGTTGTAG ATAAGCCCTACATCAGGCTGTTGCCCCAGCTGTCCCCTAAACTGGCCCACCAGGGCCTTTCGGTCGAGGTGAATGAGGGAGAAGATCTGGAGCTCAGTGTGCTCATCGAAGCGTACCCCCACATCATCGAGCACAGATGGCACACCCCAACATCTCccaacacatccacacaggAGCACAAGTTCATCAGATACAACAACAG ataCCATGCAAGtctgcagctgaagagaatGAACGCACAGGAGCAGGGGCAGTACACCTTCTTTGCCAGGAGTGACTTGGCCAATGCGTCCATCACGTTCCAAGTGCAAATGTATC AGAGACCTGTTGCCGTGGTGAGATGGGAAAACGTAACCACGCTCACTTGCACCTCATTTGGCTATCCCGCTCCCAGAATCATCTGGTACCAGTGCTTTGGGATACGGCCCAC GTGCAATGAAAATCACACAGGGCTGCAGATGGCGATCCCCCTCCAGGCTCCCACGGTGGAGGTGCAGAGGGAGGAGTACGGGGCCGTGGAGGTGGAGAGCGTCCTCACCGTTGGGCCGTCCAGCCGGCGTATGACGGTGGAGTGCGTGGCCTTCAACCTTGTCGGCGTCAGCAGCGACACCTTTGCCATGGAGGTTTCCG ACAAACTCTTCACTTCCACCTTGACTGGTGCAGCGGGCATTCTGGCCATCCTCCTTGTGCTTCTGGTTTTCCTGctttataaatataaacag AAACCCAGGTATGAGATCCGCTGGAAGATCATAGAGGCAAGAGATGGAAACAACTACACCTTCATTGACCCCACTCAGCTGCCCTACAATGAGAAGTGGGAGTTCCCAAGAGACAAGCTGAAGCTAG GAAAGATCCTGGGTGCAGGAGCTTTCGGGAAGGTTGTTGAGGCCACAGCTTACGGTCTGGGAGATGAGAAGGAAAATGCGATGCGAGtggctgtgaaaatgttaaaag CCAGCGCTCATTCAGATGAGAGGGAAGCCCTGATGTCTGAACTGAAGATCCTGAGCCACCTGGGACACCACAAGAACATTGTCAATCTTCTGGGAGCCTGCACCTATGGAG gaCCGGTGCTCGTAATCACAGAATACTGCAGTCTCGGCGACCTCCTGAACTTCCTTCGCCAGAAGGCAGAGACCTTTGTGAGCTTTGTTATGAACATTCCCGACATTATGGAGAACTCTAATGACTACAAGAACATCTGCAATCAGAAACACTTCCTTAGAAG TGACAGCGGGATCTCCAGTACGTCCTTGAGCAGCTACTTGGAGATGAGACCCAGTCAGCTGCCAAATATTGAATCCTCTCAAG ACCCTGTCTGCGAGGAGACTGCTGACTGGCCGCTGGACATCGATGACTTGCTGCGGTTTTCCTTTCAAGTGGCTCAGGGCCTGGACTTCCTGGCTGCTAAAAAT TGTATTCACAGAGACATCGCTGCCAGGAATGTCCTGTTGACTGATCACAGAGTGGCCAAGATTTGTGACTTTGGTCTGGCACGTGACATCATGAATGACTCCAACTATGTGGTGAAGGGCAAC GCTCGTCTGCCGGTGAAGTGGATGGCTCCAGAGAGCATCTTTGACTGTGTCTACACCGTCCAGAGTGACGTCTGGTCGTACGGCATCCTCCTGTGGGAGATCTTCTCTTTAG GCAAGAGCCCGTACCCCAGCATGGCTGTGGACTCCAGGTTCTACAAGATGGTGAAGCGCGGCTACCAGATGTCCCAACCAGACTTTGCTCCCCCCGAGAT CTACACGATCATGAAGATGTGCTGGAATCTGGAGCCAACGGAGCGGCCGACGTTCAGCAAGATCACTCAGATGATAGAAAGACTGCTCGGGGACCAACCTGAGCAGGAACAG CTAATTTACCAGAATGTGGAGCAGCAGATAACGGAGGGCGAAGTGTGTGATGAGCCCAAGTGCTGCGACGGCCCCTGTGACCAGTCTTGTGAccacgaggaggaggagcagcctcTGATGAAGACCAACAACTACCAGTTCTGTTGA